One genomic segment of Salinibacter grassmerensis includes these proteins:
- a CDS encoding ATP-dependent Clp protease proteolytic subunit, with the protein MPDPDDFLQFSKSMTSLPSSIFQGGLGDQPQSGLVPKVVEQTTRGERAYDIFSRLLKERIVFIGTPINDQIANLTVAQLLYLESEGSSQPINIYINSPGGVIYSGLGVYDTMQYVEAPISTTCVGLAASMGSVLLAGGEDGQRACLPNSRVMMHQPMGGTEGQASDIEIQAKEMAWLKNRLYQILSFHTDKDIDQIEEDADRNHWLSAEEARDYGLVDKVMNEDNLDALKSIHTNGEASGADESDEE; encoded by the coding sequence ATGCCTGATCCCGACGACTTCCTGCAGTTTAGCAAGAGCATGACGTCGCTGCCCAGTAGCATCTTCCAGGGCGGCCTCGGCGACCAGCCGCAATCTGGGCTCGTCCCCAAGGTTGTGGAACAGACCACTCGCGGCGAGCGGGCCTACGACATCTTCAGCCGCCTACTGAAGGAGCGGATCGTGTTCATCGGCACGCCGATCAACGATCAAATTGCCAACCTGACAGTGGCCCAGCTTCTCTACCTGGAGAGCGAAGGGTCCAGCCAGCCGATCAACATCTACATCAACTCTCCGGGCGGCGTTATCTACAGCGGCCTGGGCGTGTACGACACCATGCAGTACGTGGAGGCGCCCATCTCCACGACGTGTGTCGGCCTGGCCGCGTCGATGGGATCGGTGCTGCTTGCCGGCGGCGAAGACGGTCAGCGGGCCTGTCTTCCCAACTCCCGTGTGATGATGCACCAGCCGATGGGGGGAACCGAAGGGCAGGCCTCCGACATCGAGATTCAGGCGAAGGAGATGGCCTGGCTCAAGAATCGCCTGTACCAGATCTTGTCCTTCCACACCGACAAGGACATCGATCAGATCGAGGAAGACGCGGATCGGAATCACTGGTTAAGTGCCGAGGAGGCACGGGACTATGGGCTCGTCGATAAGGTTATGAATGAGGACAACCTCGACGCCCTGAAGTCCATCCACACCAACGGAGAAGCCAGCGGCGCCGACGAGTCAGACGAGGAGTAG